One Aegilops tauschii subsp. strangulata cultivar AL8/78 chromosome 7, Aet v6.0, whole genome shotgun sequence genomic window carries:
- the LOC141027555 gene encoding uncharacterized protein yields the protein MTAAFAKLDSKLDQLSGRIDDAKLATSVDLDELRGKIGTERGAASFPPTPPSPRTMAVPTRTRPPSSGSSGSDGCRSEAEQRNSGPKYVPPPVRGMTTDPSHSRQIIGIGEGFRPYQSDGKSFGPRIELPRFDGSNPKLWQSQCEDYFRFWNTPSNQWIPFASALFDGTAVRWLESVQRRAPNVSWTEFCELLQSRFGRNKHQNILWQLFHVRQTSTVEEYVERLSELYDQLTAYETDPNPVHYVTRFMEGLTPSVRLIVGMQQPADLDSAYALALLSEELSESSVGSVSSKRSTPSSSRTSVSKPVEDKRSTDTQRSTATEDHWSALRAYRKSKRLCFICGERWAQDHRCKQEEQLHVVQEMLDYVQSMPSEQSDSEDSVSTEANAISISAATMGDVTAPATTTMKLKIQLQGRSLVFLVDSGSTHTFLDTATTITIKGITEMPVTMVKVANGRVVPCNKQLLKGLWSFAGHEFTSTFKVFPLGSYDGILGLDWLAAHSPMQVDWAAHWQSFHLEDKMITLLGQDAAPQMFAMVELSALLATKNPSLTDVPPEVQEILQRFAPVFEAPTGLPPRRKYDHTIPLVPRAQPVYNRPYIIAPALKDEMEKQVKDMLASGIIRPNNSAFSSPMIMVQKKDKTSRPVFDYRKLNAITVKSKYPIPIIDELLNKLAGAKWFSKLVLGLATTRSDWHLERNTRLLFKHTLVILSFWYFHLVLLDDLTLPILE from the coding sequence ATGACGGCGGCCTTTGCCAAGCTGGACTCCAAGCTGGACCAACTCTCCGGCCGCATCGACGACGCCAAGCTCGCCACCAGCGTCGATCTGGACGAGCTTCGAGGCAAGATCGGTACCGAGAGAGGCGCTGCGTCATTCCCACCCACGCCGCCATCTCCGCGCACCATGGCGGTACCAACGCGCACTCGACCTCCGAGCAGCGGCTCCAGTGGTTCTGACGGATGTCGCTCTGAAGCTGAACAAAGGAATTCAGGTCCAAAATATGTGCCTCCTCCTGTTCGAGGTATGACTACAGATCCGTCCCATTCGCGTCAGATTATTGGTATTGGTGAAGGATTCAGACCGTATCAGTCAGATGGCAAGAGTTTTGGTCCTCGAATTGAACTTCCTCGATTCGATGGGTCTAATCCAAAGTTGTGGCAGTCTCAATGCGAAGATTACTTCAGGTTTTGGAATACACCATCGAACCAGTGGATTCCTTTTGCGTCTGCTCTGTTTGATGGTACAGCGGTGCGTTGGCTTGAATCGGTGCAACGCCGTGCCCCAAATGTATCCTGGACAGAGTTTTGTGAACTGCTGCAATCCCGTTTTGGTCGCAATAAACATCAGAATATTCTGTGGCAGCTGTTTCATGTGCGTCAGACAAGCACGGTGGAGGAGTATGTTGAGCGTCTTTCAGAGCTGTATGATCAACTGACTGCGTATGAAACAGATCCTAACCCTGTGCATTATGTGACGAGGTTCATGGAAGGATTAACACCATCAGTCAGGCTTATTGTAGGGATGCAACAGCCAGCTGATTTGGACTCGGCTTATGCTTTAGCACTGTTATCTGAAGAGTTGAGTGAAAGTTCAGTTGGATCAGTTTCCAGTAAACGCAGCACACCTTCTTCTAGTAGAACTTCTGTCAGTAAACCAGTGGAGGACAAACGTTCTACTGACACACAACGTTCAACTGCAACTGAAGACCACTGGTCTGCTCTCCGTGCTTATAGAAAATCCAAGCGCCTGTGCTTCATCTGTGGGGAGCGCTGGGCTCAAGACCATCGTTGCAAACAAGAGGAGCAACTGCACGTAGTACAAGAAATGCTGGACTATGTTCAGAGCATGCCATCAGAACAAAGTGACTCAGAGGATTCTGTTTCAACTGAAGCTAATGCGATCAGTATATCAGCTGCGACAATGGGGGATGTAACAGCCCCAGCAACAACTACCATGAAATTAAAAATACAACTTCAAGGGAGATCACTGGTTTTCTTAGTGGATTCAGGCAGTACCCACACTTTCCTAGATACTGCTACTACAATCACTATTAAAGGGATCACTGAGATGCCTGTGACCATGGTCAAAGTAGCTAATGGCAGGGTGGTTCCCTGCAATAAGCAACTGTTGAAAGGACTTTGGTCTTTTGCTGGACATGAATTTACCAGCACTTTCAAGGTGTTTCCCCTGGGATCTTATGATGGAATCTTGGGATTAGATTGGTTGGCTGCACACAGCCCCATGCAAGTGGACTGGGCTGCTCATTGGCAATCATTTCACCTAGAGGACAAAATGATCACATTGCTTGGTCAGGATGCGGCTCCCCAAATGTTTGCTATGGTAGAATTATCTGCTTTGCTGGCAACTAAAAATCCCTCTTTAACCGATGTTCCTCCTGAAGTTCAGGAAATATTGCAACGATTTGCTCCTGTATTTGAGGCTCCCACTGGTCTACCTCCAAGGAGGAAATATGACCACACTATTCCATTGGTACCTCGAGCACAACCAGTTTACAACAGGCCTTACATAATTGCACCTGCTCTGAAGGATGAAATGGAGAAGCAAGTCAAGGATATGCTAGCATCTGGCATTATTAGACCCAACAACAGTGCTTTCTCCTCTCCCATGATTATGGTTCAGAAAAAGGATAAAACATCGAGACCAGTCTTTGATTACAGGAAGCTGAATGCTATCACAGTGAAGAGCAAATATCCAATTCCCATTATTGATGAGCTACTTAATAAACTAGCAGGAGCTAAGTGGTTCTCTAAATTGGTCTTAGGTCTGGCTACCACCAGATCAGACTGGCACCTGGAGAGGAACACAAGACTGCTTTTCAAACACACTTTGGTCATTTTGAGTTTCTGGTACTTTCATTTAGTCTTACTGGACGACCTAACACTTCCAATTTTGGAATGA